A portion of the Faecalibacterium sp. I3-3-89 genome contains these proteins:
- a CDS encoding acyltransferase family protein — protein MGEKTAVRTREKWVDDVKVIACILVVLGHFFQSMTKASILPENDLYEWFETTIYYFHVPLFFICSGYLYQKYSKVNSVSSWCKNVAKKVLALGVPYATFTTATWVLKKMFSSSVNDQIGGLGDTLLLHPTAPYWYLYALFFIFLVTPTFSSVKAAAVGLVVAIVVKGLILTGGGYSVYAVSTVLSNEIWFVLGMSICVFDVQLKGRKVQGTICGLLFMILSIVVYTAEISGSAISFAMGLLACVAVILIVAGFEEKFGRGMDFLAKYTMPIFLLHTLFAAPLRSILMKIGIENAVIHVVLGLVISFAGPIIAAWIMKKTKWLEFFLYPNKFIRKVS, from the coding sequence ATGGGTGAAAAGACAGCGGTAAGAACAAGAGAAAAATGGGTCGATGATGTAAAAGTCATTGCCTGTATATTGGTTGTACTGGGCCATTTCTTCCAAAGTATGACAAAGGCAAGTATTCTGCCTGAAAATGATTTGTATGAGTGGTTTGAAACGACGATTTACTACTTTCATGTGCCGCTGTTCTTTATTTGTAGCGGATATTTGTATCAGAAGTACAGCAAGGTAAACAGTGTTAGTAGCTGGTGCAAGAATGTGGCGAAAAAGGTGTTAGCACTCGGCGTACCCTATGCGACTTTTACGACTGCTACATGGGTGCTGAAAAAGATGTTCTCAAGCAGTGTCAATGACCAGATTGGTGGTTTAGGCGATACACTGCTCCTTCATCCAACTGCTCCGTACTGGTATCTGTACGCATTGTTCTTTATTTTTCTTGTTACGCCGACTTTTAGCAGTGTGAAAGCAGCCGCAGTTGGATTGGTAGTTGCAATAGTTGTGAAAGGCCTAATTTTGACTGGGGGGGGGTACAGCGTTTACGCAGTATCAACAGTTCTCTCAAACGAAATCTGGTTTGTGCTCGGTATGAGTATTTGCGTGTTTGATGTGCAGCTGAAAGGCAGAAAAGTACAAGGAACGATATGCGGATTGCTATTTATGATTTTGAGCATTGTGGTATATACGGCGGAAATTAGCGGTAGTGCAATTTCTTTTGCTATGGGATTATTGGCTTGTGTAGCTGTAATCCTTATTGTGGCAGGTTTTGAGGAAAAGTTTGGTAGAGGTATGGACTTTCTAGCAAAATACACAATGCCGATTTTCTTGCTGCACACATTGTTTGCAGCACCGCTGAGATCGATTCTGATGAAGATTGGCATTGAAAATGCTGTGATTCATGTAGTACTGGGGCTTGTAATTAGCTTTGCAGGTCCGATTATTGCAGCTTGGATTATGAAGAAAACGAAGTGGTTGGAGTTCTTCCTGTATCCGAATAAATTTATTAGAAAGGTATCGTAA
- a CDS encoding radical SAM protein → MSEEKKLNGTVIVTYRCNARCSMCNRYKAPSKPEEEISIETIKKLPKMYFTNITGGEPFIRTDLKDIVRELYKKSDRIVISTNGFFTDRIVDLCKEFPQIGIRISIEGLEQTNNEIRGLQNGYQRGYGTLKKLREMGMKDVGFGMTVQDKNAPDLVPLYKISDEMGMEFATASLHNSFYFVEAKNIIHDRPMVAKNFENLVNELLRSNSPKKWFRAYFNHGLINYIYGQKRLLPCDMSFDTFFIDPYGDVMPCNGTKDKEVMGNLNNQTWDELWNSPEAEKVRAKVRCCDRDCWMIGSVSPAMHKYIWKPATWVLVHKFKALFTKHPYSMYELKICRDYRDGKVTKEELDKCSTCDMNCVINNGLSEASKEQLKHKTGEEIVDADIAQQMETK, encoded by the coding sequence ATGTCTGAAGAAAAGAAGTTAAATGGTACTGTCATCGTCACTTATCGCTGCAACGCTCGTTGCTCCATGTGCAACCGTTATAAGGCACCTTCCAAGCCGGAAGAGGAAATCAGCATCGAAACCATCAAGAAGCTGCCGAAGATGTACTTCACAAACATCACCGGCGGCGAGCCGTTCATCCGTACTGACCTGAAAGATATCGTGCGTGAACTGTACAAGAAGTCTGACCGTATCGTTATTTCCACGAACGGTTTCTTCACCGACCGTATCGTTGACCTGTGCAAAGAGTTTCCTCAGATCGGTATCCGTATCTCTATCGAAGGTCTGGAGCAGACCAACAACGAGATCCGTGGTCTGCAGAACGGCTACCAGCGTGGTTACGGCACACTGAAAAAGCTGCGTGAGATGGGCATGAAGGACGTTGGCTTCGGTATGACCGTTCAGGATAAGAACGCTCCTGACCTGGTTCCGCTGTACAAGATCTCTGACGAGATGGGCATGGAGTTTGCAACTGCTTCTCTGCATAACAGCTTCTACTTCGTTGAGGCGAAGAACATCATCCACGATCGTCCGATGGTCGCAAAGAACTTCGAGAATCTGGTCAATGAACTGCTCCGCAGCAACAGCCCGAAGAAGTGGTTCCGTGCATACTTTAATCACGGCTTGATCAACTACATCTACGGCCAGAAGCGTCTGCTGCCTTGCGACATGAGTTTCGACACCTTCTTCATTGATCCGTATGGCGATGTTATGCCTTGCAATGGTACCAAGGATAAGGAAGTCATGGGCAACCTGAACAATCAGACCTGGGATGAGCTGTGGAACAGCCCGGAAGCCGAGAAGGTTCGTGCGAAGGTTCGTTGCTGTGACCGCGATTGCTGGATGATCGGTTCTGTTTCCCCGGCTATGCACAAGTACATCTGGAAGCCTGCTACCTGGGTTCTGGTTCACAAGTTTAAGGCTCTGTTCACCAAGCATCCGTACAGCATGTATGAGCTGAAAATCTGCCGTGACTACCGTGATGGAAAAGTTACCAAAGAGGAACTGGATAAGTGCAGTACCTGCGATATGAACTGCGTGATCAACAACGGTCTGAGTGAGGCATCCAAGGAACAGCTGAAGCATAAGACTGGCGAGGAAATTGTGGATGCTGATATCGCACAGCAGATGGAGACAAAGTAA
- a CDS encoding glycosyltransferase, which produces MIYVLYDKPKKLEDMSFLTAAFEKEYKEIYPEWRCTSIKQMLSVCSTTVKRTKAGDTIVCWYDFMGVLCWWLSKLTNKKIKVIAINILLKDKNTTKNKVAKYLYKKALCSNSFAATVTTAEYGCHINQILNTKSNFTLLHDVYHQNYTLNKSVETKANTVFCGGRNGRDWKLLFEVAKKLPKVMFNCVMPSALKEQFLDVMGDNVCVKTDILESEFMEFLCESQLIAMPLDTEAPAGLTVYFQAAANNKMIITSDTVTTEGYLSNGCGVLCKNTVEDWVDKIQYYLLHTNDADVCAAKFKDFLESECSEKKYAETLWGMLTE; this is translated from the coding sequence ATGATTTATGTTTTGTATGATAAACCCAAGAAATTGGAAGATATGTCGTTTTTGACTGCGGCATTTGAAAAAGAGTACAAGGAAATTTATCCTGAGTGGCGCTGCACTTCTATCAAGCAGATGCTCTCAGTGTGCAGTACAACCGTAAAACGTACAAAGGCGGGAGATACCATTGTATGCTGGTATGACTTTATGGGAGTACTATGTTGGTGGCTGAGTAAGTTGACCAACAAGAAGATTAAGGTTATAGCAATCAATATTTTGCTCAAAGATAAAAATACAACGAAAAACAAGGTAGCAAAGTATCTTTATAAAAAGGCATTGTGTTCGAATTCTTTTGCGGCAACAGTTACGACCGCAGAGTATGGTTGCCATATCAATCAAATTTTGAATACAAAATCGAATTTTACGCTTTTGCATGATGTCTATCATCAAAATTATACGTTGAATAAGTCAGTAGAAACCAAGGCAAATACGGTTTTTTGTGGTGGCAGAAATGGCCGGGATTGGAAACTGTTATTTGAAGTAGCGAAAAAGCTTCCAAAGGTGATGTTTAATTGTGTTATGCCAAGTGCCCTGAAAGAACAGTTTTTGGATGTTATGGGTGATAATGTCTGCGTTAAAACAGATATCCTGGAAAGCGAATTTATGGAGTTTCTGTGCGAGTCACAACTTATTGCTATGCCGTTGGATACAGAAGCACCGGCAGGCTTGACTGTGTATTTTCAGGCGGCCGCAAATAATAAAATGATTATAACATCCGATACAGTTACGACAGAAGGATATTTATCAAATGGATGCGGAGTCTTATGTAAGAATACAGTAGAGGATTGGGTGGACAAAATTCAGTATTATCTTCTGCATACAAACGATGCAGATGTTTGTGCAGCAAAGTTTAAGGATTTCCTTGAGAGCGAGTGCTCCGAGAAAAAGTATGCCGAAACACTGTGGGGGATGCTTACGGAATGA
- a CDS encoding glycosyltransferase produces MRVLIINKFLYPNGGSETYIFKLGEALEQHGHEVQYFGMEHEGRCVGNRVNAYTSDMDFHGGSKLSKLTYPIKTIYSKEARVQLRKVLDDFKPDVCHLNNFNYQLTPSIILEIVKWRKETGRDCKIIFTAHDYQLVCPNHQLKNPITHENCEKCLGGHFMNCVKGKCVHGSTAKSIVGMMEAEFWKWNGAYKYIDKIICCSEFLKTKMDTNPLFATKTIAMHNFVEKVEPKKVEKKDYVLYFGRFSEEKGINTLVETCNLLPDIQFIFAGSGPLEDKVNQLKNVKNVGFQTGDALDKLIREAKFSICPSEVYENCPFSVMESQQRGTPVIGANIGGIPELITDGVDGRLFTSRDSKQLASIIKELWNDPTETDKYAKACLNLERDDLEAYCNKLIPIYLGGDSL; encoded by the coding sequence ATGAGAGTATTGATAATAAATAAATTTCTATATCCAAACGGTGGATCAGAAACCTACATATTTAAGCTGGGTGAGGCGCTAGAGCAGCACGGACATGAGGTTCAGTACTTCGGTATGGAGCATGAAGGCCGCTGCGTGGGTAACCGGGTCAATGCTTATACATCTGATATGGACTTCCACGGCGGCAGCAAACTGAGCAAGCTGACCTACCCGATCAAGACTATCTACAGCAAGGAAGCAAGAGTGCAGCTGCGGAAAGTTCTGGACGACTTCAAGCCGGATGTCTGTCACTTGAACAATTTTAACTACCAACTGACTCCTTCCATCATCTTGGAAATCGTGAAGTGGCGCAAGGAGACCGGAAGAGATTGTAAGATCATCTTCACGGCACATGACTACCAGCTGGTCTGCCCGAACCATCAATTAAAGAACCCTATCACACATGAGAACTGTGAGAAGTGCCTCGGCGGTCATTTCATGAATTGTGTAAAGGGAAAATGTGTTCACGGTTCTACTGCAAAATCTATCGTTGGCATGATGGAGGCGGAGTTCTGGAAATGGAACGGAGCATACAAGTACATTGACAAGATTATTTGCTGCTCGGAATTCTTGAAAACCAAGATGGATACGAATCCGCTGTTTGCAACTAAGACAATCGCAATGCACAACTTCGTGGAGAAGGTAGAGCCTAAAAAGGTTGAAAAGAAAGATTACGTCCTTTACTTCGGCCGCTTCTCTGAAGAGAAGGGAATCAACACACTCGTTGAGACCTGCAATCTGTTGCCAGATATTCAGTTTATTTTTGCTGGTTCTGGCCCATTGGAAGACAAGGTCAATCAGCTGAAAAATGTTAAGAATGTTGGTTTCCAGACTGGCGATGCATTGGACAAACTGATTCGGGAAGCAAAGTTCTCTATTTGCCCTTCGGAAGTCTATGAAAACTGCCCGTTCTCTGTTATGGAGAGTCAGCAGCGTGGAACCCCTGTCATCGGCGCAAATATCGGTGGCATTCCTGAGTTGATTACAGATGGTGTGGATGGGCGACTGTTCACAAGCCGGGATTCCAAGCAACTGGCATCTATTATCAAGGAACTTTGGAATGATCCGACAGAGACCGATAAGTACGCAAAGGCGTGCCTTAACCTTGAGCGAGATGATCTTGAAGCTTATTGTAACAAGCTCATCCCGATTTATCTGGGAGGCGATTCTCTTTGA
- a CDS encoding glycosyltransferase family 4 protein, whose product MSKKLAIAMFGQKRLSREGGVEIVVKELCTRMAQNGCDVTCYNRAGHHVSGAEYDDAGKTEYEGIRQKSVPTIERRGLAAVSSSAFAALYSAFGKYDVVHIHAEGPAFFAWLPKMFGKRVVVTVHGIDWQREKWQSGLGSKFIHQGEKNAAKYADEVIVLSKGVQDYFKETYGRETHFIPNGVNRPQIREASLITDKFGLKKDSYILFLGRLVPEKGIRYLVEAFKNVKTDKKLVIAGGSSDTDSFMEELKELAKGDDRILFTGFVQGAMLDELYSNAYIYTLPSDLEGMPLSLLEAMSYGNCCLVSDIPECAEVVEDKALIFKKSNVEDLREKLQEACDHPEMVMKMKKQAADFICEKYNWDDVVKETMKLYRRK is encoded by the coding sequence ATGAGTAAAAAACTTGCGATTGCAATGTTCGGACAGAAGCGATTATCGAGAGAAGGTGGAGTAGAGATCGTTGTCAAAGAGCTCTGCACCCGAATGGCACAGAATGGTTGTGACGTGACCTGCTACAACAGAGCAGGCCATCATGTGAGTGGTGCAGAATATGACGATGCTGGTAAAACAGAGTACGAGGGAATCCGTCAGAAATCTGTTCCGACCATTGAACGGCGCGGACTTGCTGCAGTCAGCTCCTCCGCATTTGCGGCACTTTATAGTGCATTTGGAAAATACGATGTGGTGCACATCCATGCCGAAGGACCGGCGTTCTTTGCATGGCTGCCGAAGATGTTTGGGAAAAGAGTTGTAGTTACCGTCCATGGCATTGATTGGCAGCGCGAGAAATGGCAATCAGGACTTGGTTCTAAGTTTATCCACCAAGGCGAAAAAAATGCTGCGAAATATGCGGACGAGGTCATTGTTCTGAGCAAAGGAGTGCAGGACTATTTTAAGGAAACTTATGGAAGAGAAACGCACTTTATCCCTAATGGCGTGAATAGGCCGCAGATTCGGGAAGCAAGTCTGATTACAGATAAGTTCGGGCTGAAAAAAGACTCATACATATTGTTCCTCGGTCGTCTGGTGCCAGAAAAGGGAATTCGATATCTGGTTGAGGCCTTCAAGAATGTCAAGACGGATAAAAAGCTGGTTATCGCAGGCGGCTCCAGTGATACGGATTCCTTTATGGAGGAATTGAAAGAACTGGCGAAGGGTGACGATCGGATTCTCTTTACCGGGTTTGTGCAGGGAGCAATGCTGGATGAACTATACAGCAATGCTTACATCTACACGCTGCCGTCTGATCTGGAAGGAATGCCATTAAGTCTGCTGGAGGCAATGAGCTACGGCAACTGCTGTTTGGTATCCGACATTCCAGAGTGCGCAGAGGTTGTGGAAGATAAGGCGTTGATTTTCAAAAAATCGAATGTAGAGGACTTGCGAGAAAAACTGCAAGAGGCTTGTGACCATCCTGAAATGGTTATGAAAATGAAGAAGCAGGCAGCTGACTTTATCTGCGAGAAATACAACTGGGATGATGTCGTAAAAGAAACGATGAAACTGTACAGGAGAAAATAA
- a CDS encoding DUF1972 domain-containing protein, whose translation MNSKKEVQHVYLVGAKSLGAYGGYETFVYKLTEYHQNKENIKYHVACKANGDGCMDESKFEGVTKINDHEFEFHNAHCFKIDVPQIGAAQAIYYDVAALKACCEHIKKNHIPHPIVYIMACRIGPFAGHFYREIHKLGGTVFLNPDGECEIIRGCHNRDKGTAENERLRDPKFIFSYPKNKRMIFLCGRNAAQEEISTMRVG comes from the coding sequence ATGAATTCAAAAAAAGAAGTGCAGCACGTATACCTTGTCGGCGCGAAGTCATTGGGGGCTTACGGAGGTTATGAGACCTTTGTCTACAAGCTCACGGAGTATCACCAGAATAAAGAAAACATCAAATATCATGTTGCCTGCAAAGCCAATGGCGATGGTTGCATGGATGAGAGCAAGTTTGAGGGCGTGACAAAGATCAATGATCACGAGTTTGAATTTCACAATGCCCACTGCTTCAAAATAGATGTTCCTCAGATTGGCGCTGCACAGGCAATTTATTATGATGTTGCTGCACTAAAGGCTTGTTGCGAACATATCAAGAAAAACCATATCCCTCATCCGATAGTTTACATCATGGCTTGCCGCATTGGGCCTTTTGCTGGTCATTTTTACAGAGAAATCCATAAACTGGGTGGTACTGTGTTCTTGAATCCAGATGGGGAGTGTGAAATAATACGCGGCTGTCATAATAGGGACAAGGGGACGGCAGAGAATGAAAGGCTCCGCGACCCGAAGTTCATATTTTCTTACCCGAAGAATAAACGAATGATCTTTCTGTGTGGCAGAAATGCCGCACAGGAAGAAATCTCGACCATGAGGGTGGGGTGA
- a CDS encoding sugar transferase, whose translation MSVEVTGINKPAEIDRKENLREHQLYWIGRRTQDVILSSLALVVLSPVMLATAIAIVVDDPSAGPVFSQERIGRNGKPFKFYKFRSMCPNAEEKLDDLLDQNEMDGPVFKIKDDPRITRVGKFIRKTSIDELPQLWNILKGDMSIVGPRPALPREVEQYGDYEKQRLYVTPGLSCYWQIAPHRNDLSFEEWMDLDVKYVKERSFWVDWKIIFKTFKVCLLGRGE comes from the coding sequence ATGAGCGTAGAGGTAACTGGAATCAATAAGCCGGCTGAAATTGACCGAAAGGAAAATCTGAGAGAGCACCAGCTCTATTGGATCGGACGTCGGACGCAGGACGTGATCTTGTCATCGCTGGCACTGGTGGTGCTGTCGCCTGTCATGCTGGCTACGGCCATTGCAATTGTGGTGGATGACCCGTCCGCAGGACCTGTCTTCAGTCAGGAGCGCATCGGCCGCAACGGAAAGCCCTTCAAGTTCTATAAGTTCCGCTCCATGTGCCCCAACGCAGAGGAAAAACTGGACGACCTGCTGGATCAGAACGAGATGGACGGCCCTGTGTTCAAGATCAAGGACGACCCCCGCATTACCCGCGTGGGCAAGTTCATCCGCAAGACCAGCATCGATGAGCTTCCCCAGCTGTGGAACATCCTGAAGGGCGATATGAGTATTGTTGGCCCCCGCCCGGCGCTGCCCCGTGAGGTGGAACAGTACGGCGACTACGAAAAGCAGCGCCTATATGTGACCCCCGGCTTGAGCTGCTATTGGCAGATTGCTCCGCACCGGAATGACCTCTCCTTTGAGGAGTGGATGGATCTGGACGTGAAGTATGTCAAGGAGCGCAGCTTCTGGGTGGATTGGAAGATCATTTTTAAAACATTTAAGGTGTGTTTGCTGGGACGTGGGGAGTAA
- a CDS encoding nitroreductase family protein encodes MEALECIKTRRSVRRFTEEPVTPEQVAEVVAAAAYAPSWKNTQIARYILVEDAQKREKIASDCVLDFTYNANTLSHAPALVALTMVTGRSGFERDGSYSSPLEGHWQSFDAGIAAQTFCLAAHALGLGTVIMGIYDPDKVAKVLSVPEGQTVAALIAIGHPAQDPAAPARKSVEELLSVQ; translated from the coding sequence ATGGAAGCATTGGAATGCATCAAGACCCGGCGCAGCGTCCGCCGCTTTACCGAAGAGCCTGTGACCCCGGAGCAGGTGGCCGAAGTGGTGGCCGCTGCCGCTTATGCCCCCAGCTGGAAAAATACCCAGATCGCCCGCTATATTCTCGTGGAAGATGCGCAGAAGCGTGAGAAAATCGCCAGCGATTGTGTGCTGGATTTCACCTATAACGCCAACACGCTTTCCCATGCCCCCGCACTGGTTGCGCTGACGATGGTGACGGGACGCTCTGGTTTTGAGCGGGACGGCAGCTATTCCAGCCCGCTCGAAGGCCACTGGCAGTCCTTTGACGCCGGTATTGCCGCACAGACCTTCTGCCTTGCCGCGCACGCACTGGGCCTCGGGACGGTCATCATGGGCATCTATGACCCGGACAAGGTGGCAAAGGTGCTCTCCGTGCCCGAAGGACAGACAGTGGCTGCGCTCATTGCCATCGGTCATCCTGCACAGGATCCCGCCGCACCTGCCCGCAAGAGCGTGGAAGAACTGCTGAGCGTACAGTAA